One Chlorobaculum limnaeum genomic window carries:
- a CDS encoding ISL3 family transposase — translation MPSLITHYQQLLGLPETWKVSDVRLSTSGPRIEIHLEYIGPKVECPECGKAGRIYDLAPEQRWRHLDTMEYETHLIARVPRCECKEHRIKTIQVPWATRYSRYTLKFEALAVELLQECSSIQSASRLLRLNWHATNEIMNRAVKRGLSRRNKEAIAHLGLDEKSFRAGHQYVTILNDLKGGRVLEVVQSRTTDGAEALLLSFEASQRQGVKSISMDMWKPFAIAAKKHLPQADIVHDRFHISKYLNEAVDTVRRQESRQLHHAGDRTLIGSKFTWLRNPENMTESQRTSFDQLMACELKTGKAWSMKNMFREFWRLGCRESASFFFDYWSERVDQLALKPMIKVKELLKRHLDNILNYFEHEMTNAVSEGLNSKIQLYKASARGFHSFHSYRIRILFYCGKLNMAITG, via the coding sequence ATGCCGAGCCTCATTACCCATTACCAGCAGTTATTAGGATTACCAGAAACATGGAAGGTGTCTGATGTCCGGCTGTCGACGTCCGGCCCCCGGATAGAAATCCATCTGGAGTATATCGGACCCAAAGTCGAATGCCCTGAATGCGGCAAGGCCGGACGAATTTATGACCTGGCGCCAGAACAACGGTGGCGGCATCTGGATACCATGGAGTACGAGACGCATCTGATAGCCAGGGTGCCTCGGTGTGAGTGCAAAGAGCACAGGATCAAGACAATTCAAGTTCCGTGGGCAACGCGCTATTCGCGCTACACCCTGAAGTTTGAAGCGCTTGCTGTCGAGTTGCTTCAGGAGTGTTCAAGCATTCAGTCGGCATCGAGGCTCTTGCGATTGAACTGGCATGCAACCAACGAGATCATGAACCGTGCAGTTAAGCGAGGCCTGAGCCGCCGGAATAAGGAGGCGATTGCTCATCTTGGTCTTGATGAAAAGAGCTTCCGGGCAGGCCATCAGTATGTGACGATCCTGAACGACCTGAAAGGTGGCCGGGTACTTGAGGTGGTCCAGAGCCGAACGACCGATGGAGCAGAAGCGCTACTCCTCAGCTTTGAAGCATCGCAACGCCAGGGTGTGAAATCGATCTCGATGGATATGTGGAAACCCTTCGCGATTGCTGCCAAAAAGCATCTGCCGCAGGCCGATATTGTGCATGACCGTTTCCATATCAGCAAATATCTGAACGAGGCGGTCGACACGGTTCGTCGCCAAGAGTCCCGTCAACTTCATCATGCAGGGGACAGGACTCTGATTGGCTCGAAATTCACCTGGCTGCGCAATCCGGAGAACATGACGGAAAGCCAGCGGACAAGCTTTGATCAATTGATGGCCTGTGAGCTGAAAACCGGAAAAGCCTGGTCGATGAAGAACATGTTTCGGGAGTTCTGGCGGCTGGGTTGTCGAGAGAGTGCAAGCTTCTTTTTCGATTACTGGTCTGAACGCGTTGACCAGTTAGCGTTGAAACCCATGATCAAGGTCAAAGAGCTGCTGAAGCGGCATCTCGACAACATCCTGAACTATTTCGAGCACGAAATGACCAACGCAGTTTCCGAAGGTCTGAACAGCAAGATCCAGTTGTACAAAGCATCGGCCCGTGGGTTCCACAGCTTTCACAGCTACCGCATAAGGATTTTGTTTTACTGTGGAAAGCTCAACATGGCTATTACCGGTTGA
- a CDS encoding 3'-5' exonuclease, which produces MYKFITDNVVVFDVEWVPDPVSGRRIYKVPDTASDDEVLDVMWREGGAKQDDPRPYLKTVMCRVVSIAALVRKMVRGEVTLKLISLPGLDVSEQAEGEIIRQFLEAVGKQRAQIVGFNSSNADLPILYQRALANRVSAPTFCHRPDKPWDGVDYFNRYSDFSIDLKELVGGYGKAMPSLHELASSLGIPGKMGIDGADVIDLWRSGDIRKIVEYNQFDALSTYLVWLRTAYFSGMLKEDEFVQEEHTLETLLLQEIESGSEHLALFLDAWKALR; this is translated from the coding sequence ATGTACAAGTTCATCACAGATAACGTAGTTGTTTTCGATGTCGAGTGGGTTCCGGATCCGGTGTCAGGCAGGCGTATTTACAAGGTACCAGATACGGCCTCTGATGATGAAGTCCTTGACGTCATGTGGCGAGAGGGAGGCGCAAAACAGGATGACCCTCGCCCGTATCTGAAGACGGTGATGTGCAGGGTCGTCTCCATTGCTGCACTTGTTCGAAAAATGGTAAGAGGCGAGGTGACTCTTAAGCTCATATCTCTACCCGGTCTGGATGTTAGCGAGCAAGCGGAAGGGGAAATTATCCGACAGTTTTTGGAAGCTGTCGGGAAACAAAGAGCACAGATCGTAGGGTTCAATTCGTCAAATGCCGATTTGCCTATTCTGTACCAAAGAGCCCTTGCGAACAGGGTAAGTGCGCCGACCTTTTGTCATCGCCCTGACAAGCCTTGGGACGGTGTGGATTACTTTAACAGATATAGCGATTTTAGCATCGATTTGAAGGAGCTGGTCGGTGGTTACGGAAAAGCGATGCCATCGCTCCACGAATTAGCATCTTCACTTGGAATTCCAGGCAAAATGGGAATCGATGGTGCCGACGTAATCGATTTATGGCGATCAGGCGATATTCGGAAAATTGTCGAGTACAATCAGTTCGATGCGCTCTCCACTTACCTTGTATGGCTGAGAACCGCCTATTTTTCGGGAATGCTGAAGGAAGATGAATTTGTGCAGGAAGAGCATACGCTAGAAACTCTTCTGCTTCAGGAGATCGAAAGTGGTTCGGAGCATCTTGCCCTGTTTCTCGATGCGTGGAAAGCATTGCGCTAA
- a CDS encoding DUF1003 domain-containing protein, which translates to MTATEAQTPECQICGTKQRSELRRAMIVRPAVSKIIQQKSGNWDENGWICMDDLQQYQHLYVQSLLEEEKGELTELDKEVIEGLRKHEILAANPDIDFDKNLTLGQRLADNIASFGGSWKFIIIFGLFIAAWMGINIAAIFAKPFDPYPFILLNLVLSTLAAIQAPVIMMSQNRQEERDRQRAIYDYKVNLKAELEIRQLHQKVDHLLSKQWERLVEIQEIQMELINELREKK; encoded by the coding sequence ATGACCGCGACCGAAGCGCAAACCCCCGAATGCCAGATTTGCGGAACGAAACAGCGCTCGGAACTGCGCCGAGCGATGATCGTGCGCCCTGCCGTGTCGAAGATCATACAGCAGAAAAGCGGAAACTGGGACGAGAATGGCTGGATATGCATGGACGACCTGCAACAGTACCAGCACCTGTACGTGCAGTCGCTGCTGGAGGAGGAGAAGGGCGAACTGACGGAGCTGGACAAGGAGGTGATCGAGGGACTCCGCAAGCATGAAATCCTCGCGGCCAATCCCGACATCGATTTCGACAAAAATCTGACGCTCGGCCAGCGCCTCGCCGACAACATCGCGAGCTTCGGCGGAAGCTGGAAATTCATCATCATTTTCGGCCTCTTCATCGCCGCGTGGATGGGCATAAATATCGCAGCGATCTTCGCCAAACCGTTCGACCCCTACCCCTTCATCCTGCTCAACCTCGTACTCTCGACGCTGGCGGCCATCCAGGCCCCGGTGATCATGATGAGCCAGAACCGCCAGGAAGAGCGCGACCGCCAGCGAGCGATTTACGACTACAAGGTCAACCTGAAGGCCGAACTCGAAATCCGCCAGCTCCACCAAAAAGTCGATCACCTGCTCTCAAAGCAATGGGAACGGCTGGTGGAGATTCAGGAGATCCAGATGGAGCTGATCAATGAGCTGAGGGAGAAGAAGTAG
- the uvrA gene encoding excinuclease ABC subunit UvrA: MDFSHISIRGARVHNLRNISLDIPRNKLVVITGISGSGKSSLAFDTIYAEGQRRFMETLSPYARQFIGNIERPDVDFIEGLSPVISIDQKSTSRSPRSTVGTVTEIHDFVRLLYAKAGRRYDPVTGQMLQKQSEQSIREAILALPEGTKLQILSPLVTGRKGHYRELFDRLVKKGYLRARIDGVYVEMSAGMQLERYKSHNIELVVDRLVAGPGAAERIGQAVNLAISMSEHKSSVICDTDDPERGELYFSTQYAYADGTVPVDALAPNQFSFNSPYGACPECNGLGDIMQLSAELMVPDLTRSLDEGAIEPFGKPGKRNLWQVVRAIAKKYGFSLSTPVAGIPVEALDILLYGSGSKTFDVGYSYAGKEHLYPQTFQGAVPYVEEVRVNASTPKLREWAESFMIRQTCPVCGGARLKQESLHVKVDGLNIAEAEALPLPDALEFFRALPPKLTAKEQLVAAPVLHEITKRIDFLLNVGLGYLTLDRSSQTLSGGEAQRIRLASQLGSQLSGVLYVLDEPSIGLHQRDNHKLIDSLHRLRDLGNTVLVVEHDKDTMLQADQIIDLGPGAGEHGGLVVAQGTATTLGPDSVTAGYLNGSLTVSFPPSPDGREAKQRFLKVKGCRGNNLKNVDADFPLGSLISITGVSGSGKSTLINETLYPLLARHFYRSKILALPCDGVEGIEHIDKVVNVDQSPIGRTPRSNPATYTGAFTFIRDFFTRLPEAQIRGYKAGRFSFNVKGGRCEVCQGAGTMKIEMNFLPDVYVQCEHCKGERYNRETLQVKYKGKSIADVLEMPIEEAAGFFEDFPRIRRILDTMQSVGLGYLKLGQPSPLLSGGEAQRIKLSAELAKIQTGKTLYILDEPTTGLHFQDIQHLLEVLRKLVDKGNTVIVIEHNLDIVRNSDWVIDLGPEGGNGGGMIVATGTPEQIARRSDTHTGHYLKLDSGDILTGTA; encoded by the coding sequence ATGGATTTCAGCCACATCAGCATACGAGGCGCACGGGTTCACAATCTCAGGAACATCTCGCTCGACATTCCCCGCAACAAGCTGGTCGTCATTACCGGCATCTCCGGCTCTGGCAAGTCGAGCCTGGCCTTCGATACGATTTACGCCGAGGGACAGCGGCGCTTCATGGAGACGCTCTCGCCCTACGCGCGGCAGTTCATCGGCAATATCGAGCGGCCCGACGTCGATTTCATCGAGGGGCTGTCGCCGGTCATTTCGATTGACCAGAAGAGCACCAGCCGTTCGCCGCGCTCGACGGTGGGCACCGTGACCGAAATCCACGACTTCGTGCGACTGCTCTACGCGAAGGCGGGGCGGCGCTACGACCCCGTGACGGGGCAGATGCTCCAGAAGCAGAGCGAACAGAGCATCCGCGAAGCGATTCTTGCCCTGCCGGAGGGGACGAAGCTTCAGATTCTCTCGCCGCTCGTGACTGGGCGAAAGGGGCACTATCGCGAGCTGTTCGACCGGCTCGTCAAGAAGGGCTACCTCCGCGCCCGCATCGACGGCGTGTACGTGGAGATGAGCGCCGGAATGCAACTCGAACGCTACAAGAGCCACAACATCGAGCTGGTGGTGGATCGGCTGGTGGCCGGGCCGGGTGCGGCGGAACGGATCGGCCAGGCGGTCAACCTCGCCATTTCGATGTCGGAGCACAAGTCGTCCGTGATCTGCGATACGGATGATCCGGAACGCGGAGAGCTGTACTTCAGCACGCAGTATGCCTACGCGGACGGCACCGTGCCGGTGGACGCGCTCGCGCCGAACCAGTTCAGCTTCAACTCCCCCTACGGCGCCTGCCCGGAGTGCAACGGCCTCGGCGACATCATGCAGCTCTCGGCGGAGCTGATGGTGCCCGACCTGACGCGCTCGCTCGACGAGGGGGCCATCGAGCCGTTCGGCAAGCCCGGCAAGCGCAACCTTTGGCAGGTTGTCCGCGCCATCGCCAAAAAGTACGGTTTCTCGCTCTCCACGCCGGTAGCCGGAATTCCGGTCGAAGCGCTCGACATCCTGCTCTACGGCTCCGGCAGCAAGACCTTCGACGTCGGCTACAGCTACGCCGGAAAGGAGCATCTTTATCCGCAGACCTTCCAGGGGGCGGTGCCCTACGTGGAGGAGGTGCGGGTGAACGCGAGTACGCCGAAGCTCCGGGAGTGGGCCGAAAGCTTCATGATCCGCCAGACCTGCCCGGTGTGCGGCGGAGCGCGGCTGAAGCAGGAGAGCCTGCATGTGAAGGTGGACGGCCTGAACATCGCCGAGGCCGAGGCGCTGCCACTGCCCGACGCGCTGGAGTTCTTCCGCGCCCTGCCACCGAAGCTGACCGCGAAGGAGCAGCTCGTGGCCGCGCCGGTGCTGCACGAAATCACCAAGCGCATCGACTTCCTGCTCAACGTCGGCCTCGGCTACCTGACGCTCGACCGCAGCTCGCAGACCCTCTCCGGCGGCGAAGCGCAGCGCATCCGCCTCGCCTCGCAGCTCGGCTCGCAGCTCTCTGGCGTGCTCTACGTGCTCGACGAACCGAGCATCGGCCTGCACCAGCGCGACAACCACAAGCTCATCGACTCGCTGCACCGACTGCGCGACCTCGGCAACACGGTGCTCGTCGTCGAGCACGACAAGGACACGATGCTCCAGGCCGACCAGATCATCGACCTCGGCCCCGGCGCAGGCGAGCACGGCGGCCTCGTGGTGGCGCAAGGCACGGCGACGACCCTCGGCCCGGACTCGGTGACGGCGGGCTACCTCAACGGTTCGCTGACGGTCTCGTTCCCGCCTTCGCCTGACGGCAGGGAGGCGAAACAGCGCTTTCTCAAAGTGAAGGGGTGCCGGGGCAACAACCTGAAAAACGTCGATGCCGACTTCCCGCTCGGCTCGCTCATCAGCATCACCGGCGTGAGCGGCTCGGGCAAATCGACGCTCATCAACGAAACGCTCTACCCGCTGCTCGCCCGCCATTTCTACCGCTCGAAGATTCTCGCCCTGCCGTGCGACGGCGTCGAAGGCATCGAGCACATCGACAAGGTGGTCAACGTCGATCAGTCGCCCATCGGACGCACGCCGCGCTCCAACCCGGCCACCTACACCGGCGCGTTCACCTTCATCCGGGACTTCTTCACCCGCCTGCCCGAAGCGCAGATTCGCGGCTACAAGGCGGGGCGTTTCAGTTTCAACGTCAAGGGCGGACGCTGCGAAGTGTGCCAGGGGGCGGGCACGATGAAGATCGAAATGAACTTCCTGCCGGACGTTTACGTCCAGTGCGAACACTGCAAGGGGGAGCGCTACAACCGCGAGACCTTGCAGGTGAAGTACAAGGGCAAGTCGATTGCCGACGTGCTGGAGATGCCCATCGAGGAGGCGGCGGGATTTTTCGAGGATTTCCCCCGTATCCGCCGGATTCTCGATACGATGCAGAGCGTCGGACTCGGCTACCTCAAGCTCGGCCAGCCTTCGCCGCTGCTGTCGGGAGGCGAAGCGCAACGCATCAAGCTCTCGGCGGAGCTGGCCAAAATCCAGACCGGTAAGACCCTCTACATCCTCGACGAACCCACCACCGGCCTGCATTTCCAGGACATCCAGCACCTGCTCGAAGTGCTCCGCAAGCTGGTGGACAAGGGCAACACGGTGATCGTCATCGAGCACAACCTCGACATCGTTCGCAACAGCGACTGGGTAATCGACCTCGGCCCCGAAGGCGGCAACGGCGGCGGCATGATCGTCGCCACGGGCACGCCGGAACAGATCGCGCGGCGCTCGGACACACACACGGGCCACTACCTCAAGCTCGACTCCGGCGATATTTTGACGGGAACCGCCTGA